One stretch of Chryseobacterium fluminis DNA includes these proteins:
- a CDS encoding carboxylate-amine ligase has translation MHQFTIGIEEEYQIIDVESRDLVSHVSKIIEGGKAVLSENLKHEMHESMIEMETGICQNIQEARAELTNLRRHLIKIAHEQGLRVSGGGTHPFSNWEHNTITNGERYNKIVDDMGDVARGNLIFGLHVHIGIPNREEGVRIQNVMRYFLPHVYALSTNSPFWIGRNTGFKSYRQEIFVKFPRTGIPSYFNSLAEFDSYVDLLVKTGTIDNAKKIWWDLRVHPFYPTIEFRICDMPLRIEETVCLAAIMQSLVAKIYKLHQQNLSFRSYRRLLLNENKWRASKSGIEAHLIDFGKEESVPYPLLLKELLEFIDDVVDDLGCRNEVEYAWKILENGTGADRQLQIFKETGDLTKVVDYMISETEYGITHGLPSL, from the coding sequence ATGCATCAGTTTACCATAGGCATCGAAGAAGAATATCAGATCATCGATGTTGAGAGCAGAGATCTGGTTTCTCACGTTTCAAAAATCATTGAAGGCGGAAAAGCGGTTTTAAGTGAAAATTTAAAGCATGAAATGCACGAATCCATGATCGAAATGGAGACCGGCATCTGCCAGAATATCCAGGAGGCCAGAGCTGAGTTAACAAATCTCAGAAGACATCTGATAAAAATTGCCCATGAACAGGGTCTCCGGGTTTCCGGAGGAGGGACGCATCCCTTTTCAAACTGGGAGCACAACACCATCACCAACGGAGAGCGGTACAACAAAATTGTAGATGATATGGGAGACGTTGCGCGCGGAAATCTGATCTTCGGACTCCATGTACACATAGGAATACCGAATCGTGAAGAAGGAGTGAGAATCCAGAATGTGATGCGGTATTTTCTTCCTCATGTGTATGCCCTCTCAACCAATTCGCCCTTCTGGATCGGCAGAAATACAGGCTTCAAATCATACCGGCAGGAAATTTTTGTGAAATTTCCGAGAACGGGTATTCCGAGTTATTTTAACTCGTTAGCGGAATTTGACAGCTACGTGGATCTTCTGGTGAAAACCGGAACCATTGATAACGCCAAAAAAATATGGTGGGACCTTCGGGTTCACCCCTTCTACCCTACGATTGAATTCAGGATCTGCGACATGCCGCTGAGAATCGAGGAAACAGTTTGTTTGGCGGCCATTATGCAAAGTCTGGTGGCAAAAATTTATAAACTTCACCAGCAGAACCTCAGCTTCAGAAGTTATCGAAGGTTATTGTTAAATGAAAATAAGTGGCGGGCCTCCAAAAGCGGTATCGAAGCTCATCTCATTGACTTTGGCAAAGAAGAGTCGGTGCCTTATCCCCTTTTACTGAAAGAACTGTTGGAATTCATTGATGATGTGGTAGACGATTTAGGATGCCGGAATGAGGTGGAGTATGCCTGGAAAATTTTGGAGAACGGAACCGGAGCAGACCGGCAGTTGCAAATCTTTAAGGAGACCGGTGATCTGACCAAAGTTGTCGACTATATGATCTCAGAGACAGAATATGGTATTACCCATGGTTTACCTTCTCTGTAA
- a CDS encoding leucine-rich repeat domain-containing protein encodes MKNSFIAILILAGSIANAQYVSETMPPPPPALDLSKPKDNVILHGDVKEFPREILKWDIKTLSISADKGFTKIPEEIKNYKNLTHFSMSGGTEVSVFPNGFSKLENLRNISIYSNYIKVFPQQFLKLNLEELYLFCPYLEKLPDNLGDLENVKKLSIIGREYKSVFINDKEVFLQPLSLPKSIKKLKKVESFMLSKNMLKSIPEEIGEMDNLVRLYLADNDLETLPGSIARLKKLKSIDLSKNKFKVFPAALYDTENVEAVYYSENSIESFPVGIDKMKNLKHLFADKCKISSQALAELWNASSLQTLDLSNCQIQNLPPGLEKLTHLKSLSFWGNKLSPADLEKLKRNLPNTKVTLVNPYKPF; translated from the coding sequence ATGAAAAATAGTTTTATTGCGATTCTTATTTTGGCAGGAAGCATCGCAAATGCTCAGTACGTATCTGAAACGATGCCGCCACCACCTCCTGCATTAGACCTTTCTAAACCAAAAGACAATGTCATTTTACACGGAGATGTTAAAGAATTTCCCAGGGAGATTCTGAAATGGGATATTAAAACATTGAGCATTTCGGCTGATAAAGGATTTACAAAAATTCCTGAAGAAATTAAAAACTATAAAAATCTCACTCATTTCAGCATGAGCGGAGGAACAGAGGTTTCAGTCTTTCCGAATGGTTTCAGCAAACTTGAGAATTTAAGAAATATATCTATATACTCTAATTACATTAAGGTTTTCCCACAGCAGTTTCTTAAACTGAATTTAGAAGAACTCTATCTGTTTTGTCCGTATTTGGAAAAACTTCCGGATAATCTCGGAGATCTGGAAAATGTGAAAAAGCTTTCAATTATCGGCAGAGAATATAAGAGTGTCTTTATAAATGATAAAGAGGTTTTTCTTCAACCCTTAAGTCTTCCGAAAAGTATAAAAAAGTTAAAAAAGGTTGAAAGCTTTATGCTTAGTAAAAATATGCTGAAAAGCATTCCTGAAGAGATCGGGGAAATGGACAACCTGGTGAGACTTTATCTGGCAGATAATGATTTGGAAACTCTTCCGGGTAGTATTGCCAGGCTTAAAAAATTAAAAAGCATAGACCTGAGTAAAAATAAATTTAAAGTTTTCCCGGCTGCACTATATGACACTGAAAATGTAGAAGCCGTATATTACAGTGAAAACAGTATTGAATCTTTTCCTGTCGGCATCGATAAAATGAAAAATTTGAAGCACCTTTTTGCAGATAAATGTAAGATATCTTCTCAGGCGCTGGCAGAATTGTGGAATGCGTCGAGTCTGCAAACCCTGGATTTGTCGAATTGTCAGATTCAGAATTTACCTCCCGGATTGGAAAAGCTTACCCACCTGAAAAGCTTAAGCTTTTGGGGAAATAAACTATCCCCAGCTGATCTGGAAAAGCTGAAAAGAAATTTGCCTAATACAAAAGTAACGCTCGTTAATCCATACAAGCCTTTTTAA
- a CDS encoding YtxH domain-containing protein — MGNKTKGLLALLGIGALAYYKYKKSTPEEQQAVKDKLNTAKDNFNKWGSDLKSKANDVASQVQSKANDVASQVQNKAEDVKNQAQETV; from the coding sequence ATGGGAAATAAGACTAAAGGACTGTTAGCTTTATTAGGTATAGGAGCATTAGCTTACTACAAGTACAAAAAATCTACTCCGGAAGAGCAGCAAGCTGTAAAAGATAAGTTAAATACAGCAAAGGACAACTTTAACAAGTGGGGAAGCGATTTGAAAAGCAAAGCAAATGACGTTGCTTCTCAGGTTCAGAGCAAAGCTAACGATGTTGCTTCTCAGGTTCAGAACAAAGCAGAAGATGTAAAAAATCAGGCGCAGGAAACTGTATAA
- a CDS encoding isoaspartyl peptidase/L-asparaginase — protein sequence MKIIIHGGFFSESDQSQEVKTAKQNSLKNIAQKAFEYLKTNSAFDTAAYAVSLLEDDELYNAGTGSQIQSDGIIRMSAAVMDGETQKLSGVINIQDVKNPVLVAKHLLNEDDRVLGGNGAKNYATAHGFENFSTEIPQRRKEYEEKLQNGGKGTVGCVAMDSNGKLAAATSTGGKGFEIPGRISDSATVAGNYANEFCAVSCTGVGEDIVSNATAAKIVTRVVDGMSLKNAFDKTFEELKKIDGFAGAIAIDKDGTLYHQDSHPTMAFASFDGTDFTVFS from the coding sequence ATGAAAATAATCATCCACGGCGGTTTTTTTTCCGAAAGCGATCAAAGCCAGGAGGTAAAAACAGCCAAACAAAATTCTTTGAAAAACATTGCCCAAAAGGCTTTTGAATATCTGAAGACCAATTCAGCATTTGATACGGCGGCGTATGCCGTTTCCTTATTGGAAGATGATGAGTTATACAATGCCGGGACAGGCTCGCAGATCCAGAGTGACGGCATCATCAGAATGAGTGCTGCTGTTATGGACGGCGAAACCCAGAAGTTAAGCGGTGTTATAAACATACAGGATGTTAAAAATCCGGTTTTAGTGGCTAAACATTTGCTGAATGAAGATGACCGCGTTTTAGGAGGCAACGGAGCAAAAAATTATGCAACAGCACACGGTTTTGAAAATTTTTCAACTGAAATTCCACAGAGGAGAAAAGAATATGAAGAAAAACTACAGAACGGCGGAAAAGGAACGGTAGGCTGTGTGGCCATGGACAGCAATGGAAAACTGGCAGCTGCTACGTCCACGGGAGGAAAAGGATTTGAAATACCCGGAAGAATTTCTGATTCGGCAACGGTGGCCGGAAATTATGCCAACGAGTTCTGTGCAGTAAGCTGTACGGGTGTAGGTGAGGATATTGTAAGCAATGCAACGGCAGCAAAAATTGTTACAAGGGTTGTAGATGGAATGTCATTAAAGAATGCTTTCGATAAAACTTTTGAAGAATTAAAAAAAATTGACGGCTTTGCTGGTGCTATTGCAATCGATAAAGATGGAACGCTCTACCATCAGGATTCGCATCCTACCATGGCTTTTGCAAGCTTTGACGGCACAGATTTTACAGTGTTCAGTTAA
- a CDS encoding cyanophycinase, whose translation MKPVGKLIVIGGAVNKGSFAETDFDQNIEKNLNFFERGILRKIINESKHKENSVIEVVTTASQIPQIVGSEYKKAFEFLGAKNVNILDIHNREEANSDAMVARANAADVVMFTGGDQLRLTSILGGTRFHDTILLKYQEQDFIYSGTSAGAAAASENMIYQGSSSEALLKGEIKTTQGLGLIDNVIIDTHFVQRGRIGRLFQAVVNNPRTLGIGLGEDTGLFIHNDVMTAVGSGLVILVDGRFIKDTNLTNINLGEPISIDNLTVHVLSMNDHYDLTTKTLTIENSQFNPIPQDK comes from the coding sequence ATGAAACCAGTTGGAAAATTGATTGTGATCGGAGGTGCTGTAAATAAAGGAAGTTTTGCAGAAACCGATTTTGATCAGAATATAGAAAAAAACCTTAATTTCTTTGAAAGAGGTATCCTGAGAAAAATTATAAATGAATCTAAGCACAAAGAAAATTCTGTGATCGAAGTGGTGACTACTGCCTCTCAGATTCCGCAGATTGTGGGCTCGGAGTATAAAAAAGCTTTTGAATTCCTGGGTGCTAAGAATGTTAATATTCTCGATATTCACAACCGTGAGGAGGCCAATTCTGATGCGATGGTGGCCAGAGCCAATGCCGCGGATGTAGTGATGTTCACCGGTGGAGACCAGCTGAGGCTGACCTCAATTCTCGGCGGAACCAGATTTCATGATACCATTTTATTAAAATACCAGGAGCAGGATTTTATTTATTCCGGAACTTCTGCCGGAGCCGCAGCGGCATCTGAAAACATGATCTATCAGGGTAGCAGCTCCGAAGCCTTGCTGAAAGGTGAAATTAAGACTACGCAGGGGCTCGGATTAATTGATAATGTTATTATTGATACCCATTTTGTACAGAGAGGAAGAATCGGGCGTCTTTTCCAGGCTGTTGTCAACAATCCCAGAACTCTGGGAATCGGTTTAGGTGAAGATACGGGACTTTTCATTCATAATGATGTGATGACTGCTGTAGGATCCGGACTTGTCATTTTAGTAGACGGTAGGTTCATTAAAGATACAAATCTCACCAATATCAATTTAGGAGAGCCTATTTCTATTGACAACTTAACCGTCCATGTCCTGTCGATGAACGATCACTATGATTTAACCACTAAAACACTGACGATCGAAAACTCGCAGTTTAATCCCATTCCTCAGGACAAATAA
- a CDS encoding PH domain-containing protein, whose product MNNICGLCGALLTPMDTISGENKLADSHILCNKCLNEATQINKDIINDLSQFFLPEIRGIILQGKIEGTAQTVTSQSVGLQGNSTPGFGFGGTPTRLDHIQDQIVALNARLSIFVNDEVKELVNILENDERLTAIAEGLAMPGKIEGLIFSTQKRVVFIDKKFFGNVQKDEYLYQNISSVDHIENLLYSTLKVFTKSGSTAKFKLHNKNDGKTFCNAVNSYLNGSAKPYIPPVQQQQQQQQQQQQQIQASSFNLYTLQTSESPFQQEVSKPAGQHAADKEKESPEVIFEQLEKLGKLRELRVLTEDEFAEQKKKLLSRI is encoded by the coding sequence ATGAATAACATTTGTGGATTGTGCGGAGCGCTTTTAACACCTATGGATACGATTTCAGGTGAAAATAAACTGGCAGACAGCCATATTCTGTGCAATAAATGCCTGAATGAAGCTACCCAAATTAATAAAGATATCATTAATGATCTCAGCCAGTTTTTTCTCCCGGAGATCAGAGGGATTATTCTCCAGGGAAAAATTGAGGGAACCGCTCAGACCGTAACATCACAGTCTGTAGGCTTACAGGGCAATAGTACTCCGGGTTTTGGATTCGGAGGAACGCCGACAAGGCTAGATCATATTCAGGATCAGATCGTCGCGCTCAACGCCAGGCTAAGTATTTTCGTTAATGATGAGGTAAAGGAACTGGTAAATATATTGGAAAACGACGAAAGACTGACCGCCATTGCAGAAGGTCTCGCCATGCCAGGAAAAATAGAAGGTCTTATTTTTTCTACACAGAAAAGAGTGGTTTTTATTGATAAAAAATTCTTTGGCAATGTGCAGAAGGACGAATATTTGTATCAGAATATCTCTTCTGTAGACCACATCGAAAACCTTTTGTATTCTACCCTAAAAGTATTTACCAAAAGTGGTTCGACGGCAAAATTCAAACTTCATAATAAAAATGACGGGAAAACTTTCTGCAATGCGGTCAACTCATATCTTAACGGCTCTGCAAAACCATATATTCCACCTGTGCAACAACAACAACAACAACAACAACAACAACAACAACAGATTCAGGCTTCTTCTTTTAATCTGTATACTCTACAGACTTCAGAATCACCATTTCAGCAGGAAGTTTCAAAACCCGCCGGACAGCATGCGGCAGATAAGGAAAAGGAATCCCCGGAAGTTATTTTCGAGCAGCTGGAAAAACTCGGGAAGCTGAGGGAACTTAGAGTTTTAACTGAAGATGAGTTTGCCGAACAGAAGAAAAAATTATTAAGCAGAATTTAA
- a CDS encoding PH domain-containing protein, producing the protein MNDHCGLCGHQLTSIDKMLGENKLSDGTVLCNTCLEKASNINAELLYNLSHFNLDDINRLFQNGKPAQERTDEIPVEYLPASISCQHGFLSKDLYRKRLKEIKQQLDQLKANLSVFARGEIKELPNMLAPDEKILAVTDAQFSKTVDAGILVVTQKRIISLSKAMFSPSKINEYPNENIIKVSFVRSFLSPIIKIHTDDTVVEFESFLNKDYAEDFYHFIEKIYNKEESQKKSHKVETVSAEAVFEQLEKLGRLRENGVLTDQEFTLQKKKLLDKL; encoded by the coding sequence ATGAATGATCATTGCGGATTATGCGGACATCAACTGACCTCGATCGATAAAATGCTTGGTGAAAACAAACTTTCAGACGGTACAGTTCTTTGTAATACCTGCCTGGAAAAAGCAAGTAACATCAATGCAGAACTGCTTTACAATCTTTCTCATTTCAATCTTGATGATATTAATCGTTTATTTCAAAATGGCAAACCGGCTCAGGAAAGAACGGACGAAATCCCAGTTGAATATCTGCCTGCATCCATTAGTTGCCAGCATGGTTTTCTATCCAAAGACCTTTACAGAAAGAGGCTGAAGGAAATAAAACAGCAGCTAGATCAGTTAAAAGCCAATCTTTCTGTTTTTGCCAGAGGTGAGATCAAAGAACTACCCAATATGCTTGCTCCGGACGAGAAAATTTTAGCCGTTACCGATGCACAGTTTTCAAAAACCGTAGATGCAGGCATTTTAGTGGTCACGCAGAAAAGGATTATTTCTCTTTCGAAGGCGATGTTTTCTCCTTCTAAAATTAATGAATACCCTAATGAAAATATTATAAAGGTAAGTTTCGTAAGAAGTTTTTTATCACCCATCATTAAAATTCATACGGACGATACGGTTGTGGAATTTGAATCTTTTCTGAATAAAGACTATGCAGAAGATTTCTATCATTTTATTGAAAAAATCTACAATAAAGAAGAATCTCAAAAAAAGTCGCACAAAGTAGAAACGGTCTCAGCAGAAGCTGTGTTTGAGCAGCTTGAAAAATTAGGACGGTTAAGAGAAAACGGGGTTCTGACAGATCAGGAATTTACATTACAGAAGAAAAAGCTTTTAGATAAACTGTGA
- a CDS encoding class I SAM-dependent methyltransferase: MENYLEVNKNSWNAKVETHLKSDFYFVEEFLKGRSSLNSIELELLGDIKGKSILHLQCHFGQDSISLSRLGAEVTGIDLSDKAIETAKDLAEKCNMATEFICTDLYSLPEILDRKFDIVFTSYGTIGWLPDLSRWANIINTFLNPGGRFIMAEFHPAVWMFDEDFTKISYNYFNESPIIETYEGTYADQSANIVQEYVMWNHSLAEVLQNLIQNHFEIKVFQEFDWSPYPCFRHVDEFEKGKWRIPQFGNKLPLVYALETQKKSSQ; the protein is encoded by the coding sequence ATGGAAAATTATTTAGAAGTAAACAAAAATTCGTGGAATGCCAAAGTAGAGACCCACTTGAAGTCAGATTTTTATTTCGTTGAAGAATTTCTTAAAGGAAGAAGTTCACTGAATTCGATTGAGCTGGAACTTCTGGGGGATATTAAAGGAAAAAGCATCCTCCACCTGCAATGTCATTTCGGACAGGATTCTATTTCACTGTCGAGACTGGGAGCAGAGGTTACTGGAATAGATCTGTCGGATAAGGCGATTGAAACAGCAAAAGACCTGGCTGAAAAATGTAATATGGCTACGGAATTTATCTGTACGGATTTATATAGCCTTCCTGAGATATTAGATCGGAAATTTGACATTGTTTTTACCAGTTATGGTACCATAGGCTGGCTGCCGGATCTTAGCAGATGGGCAAATATTATTAATACTTTTTTAAATCCTGGCGGAAGATTTATAATGGCGGAATTTCATCCTGCGGTATGGATGTTTGATGAGGATTTTACAAAAATTTCATATAATTACTTCAATGAAAGCCCAATAATAGAAACTTATGAAGGGACGTATGCCGATCAGTCTGCTAATATTGTTCAGGAGTATGTCATGTGGAATCACTCACTGGCTGAAGTCCTTCAGAATCTTATTCAGAATCATTTCGAAATCAAAGTATTTCAGGAATTTGACTGGTCTCCTTATCCTTGCTTCAGGCATGTCGATGAATTTGAGAAGGGCAAATGGAGAATTCCGCAGTTCGGAAATAAACTTCCTTTAGTATACGCATTAGAAACACAAAAAAAATCATCGCAATAA
- a CDS encoding type 1 glutamine amidotransferase: MKNIRIALMDMNNNQVNQGFKNIGEIAEAFRKNAEENVSIRTFDVRYRNEVPDIQDFDIFISSGGPGNPHREGHEWEEKFADFLNAVLEHNQYNDCKKYLFLICHSFQLASIHWKLGNICRRKSYSFGVMPVHKTEGGKQEFLFKNLPDPFYAVDSRAFQFIQPDYRRFEELGMKIVAIEKARPHINLERAVMAIRFSEEIFGTQFHPEANPEGMIENLKDIRNKEAMIENFGMEKYLETMDRMDDEDKIILTQAQILPRFLDLARRRIVQQTEATV; encoded by the coding sequence ATGAAAAATATTCGAATTGCTTTAATGGACATGAACAATAATCAGGTTAATCAGGGCTTTAAAAATATAGGGGAAATCGCCGAAGCCTTCCGGAAAAATGCTGAAGAAAATGTAAGCATCCGGACCTTTGATGTACGATACAGGAACGAAGTGCCGGATATTCAGGATTTCGACATCTTTATTTCTTCAGGAGGTCCCGGAAATCCACACAGGGAAGGACATGAGTGGGAAGAAAAATTTGCAGATTTTTTAAATGCTGTTCTTGAACACAATCAATATAATGACTGCAAAAAGTACCTTTTTTTAATCTGTCACTCTTTTCAGCTGGCGAGCATCCATTGGAAATTGGGAAATATCTGCAGACGAAAATCGTATTCTTTCGGCGTCATGCCGGTTCACAAAACGGAAGGGGGTAAGCAGGAGTTTTTATTTAAAAACCTTCCGGATCCTTTTTACGCGGTAGATTCCAGGGCTTTTCAGTTTATTCAGCCTGATTACCGGCGTTTCGAAGAATTGGGAATGAAGATCGTTGCCATCGAAAAGGCCCGTCCGCATATCAATTTAGAAAGAGCCGTTATGGCCATCCGTTTTTCTGAAGAGATTTTCGGAACCCAGTTTCATCCCGAAGCCAATCCTGAAGGCATGATCGAAAACCTGAAAGACATCAGAAATAAAGAAGCCATGATTGAAAATTTCGGAATGGAAAAATATCTGGAAACGATGGACAGAATGGATGATGAAGATAAAATTATTCTGACACAGGCTCAGATTTTACCCCGATTTTTAGATCTGGCAAGAAGAAGAATTGTACAACAGACAGAAGCAACAGTTTAA
- the cphA gene encoding cyanophycin synthetase: protein MKIEKIQALRGPNIWSIRRKKLIQMRLDLEEMENFPTNKIDGFRERIEKLLPSLFTHRCSEGVEGGFFHRIETGTWMGHVIEHIALEIQTLAGMETGFGRTRETKTPGIYNVVFDYIEENAGIYAAEEAVKIAEALIEGKEYDINACIQKLKEIRERVRLGPSTGSIVEEAVSRKIPWIRLGNNSLVQLGYGVNQQRFQATITGNTSSIAVDIACNKDLTKRMLHDAAIPVPIGELIIDEEGLDSVVRKIGYPVVIKPLDGNHGKGSSINVNDWAAAKIGLEHAQKYSKKVIVEKYITGYDFRVLVINNKMIAAARRVPAHVVGDGELNLQQLIDKENKDPRRGYGHENVLTEIAVDKDTIELLEKLEYTLDTVPHKGEVVFLKSTANLSTGGTSIDVTDMVHPENITMAERISKIIGLDVCGIDIMAENLTQPLKESGGAIIEVNAAPGFRMHLAPSEGLPRNVAAPVVDMLYPQGKPFTIPIIAVTGTNGKTTTTRLISHIVKNNGYRVGFTTSDGIYIQNTMLTKGDTTGPLSAEFILKDPTVEFAVLETARGGILRSGLGFSQCDIGVLTNIKEDHLGLNDIHNLKDLTKVKRVLLDSVKKNGWSVMNADDEYSMRILNDLHCNVAIFSMDENNKYIQKFAKEGKITCVYEEGFVTIKKGDWKIRIGKAKDFPITMEGKAKFMIENVLAASLASYLQGFGIEDISNSLRTFMPSAQLTPGRLNVFNFKSFKVLIDFAHNPASYEAIEDYLKNIESTKKIGIISGVGDRRDEDIKLCGKIAGRMFDYIIIRNEKHLRGRKEEEINGLIIDGINEAGRDVSYEIIPKEIEALKHAMGMAEEGTFITALSDVISNAIDLVQEYQAREFLEDTKNS from the coding sequence ATGAAAATTGAAAAGATACAGGCATTGCGTGGCCCGAATATCTGGAGTATCAGAAGAAAGAAGCTGATACAGATGAGGTTGGATCTCGAAGAGATGGAAAATTTCCCGACAAATAAGATCGACGGTTTCAGAGAAAGAATAGAAAAATTACTCCCGTCCCTGTTTACCCACCGCTGCTCAGAAGGAGTGGAAGGCGGCTTTTTCCATAGGATAGAAACGGGAACATGGATGGGACATGTTATCGAACATATTGCTTTGGAAATTCAGACCCTGGCAGGTATGGAGACAGGCTTTGGGAGGACCCGTGAAACAAAAACTCCGGGTATTTATAATGTTGTCTTTGATTATATTGAAGAAAATGCAGGAATTTATGCTGCAGAAGAAGCTGTGAAAATCGCAGAAGCTTTAATAGAAGGAAAAGAATATGATATTAATGCCTGTATTCAGAAATTAAAAGAGATCCGCGAAAGAGTACGCTTAGGCCCGTCTACGGGAAGTATCGTGGAAGAAGCGGTTTCAAGAAAAATTCCCTGGATCCGTTTGGGCAACAATTCCCTGGTACAACTTGGATACGGCGTAAATCAGCAGCGTTTTCAGGCTACCATCACAGGAAATACAAGTTCTATTGCGGTAGATATTGCCTGTAATAAGGATCTGACCAAGCGGATGCTTCATGATGCAGCTATTCCGGTTCCTATAGGCGAACTGATCATCGACGAGGAAGGATTGGACAGTGTTGTCAGAAAGATTGGTTATCCTGTTGTCATCAAACCTCTGGACGGAAATCACGGGAAGGGTTCATCCATAAATGTCAATGATTGGGCAGCGGCCAAAATAGGGTTGGAACATGCTCAGAAATATTCAAAAAAAGTAATTGTTGAAAAATATATTACGGGATACGATTTCCGTGTTCTGGTTATCAATAATAAAATGATTGCAGCAGCAAGAAGGGTTCCGGCTCATGTTGTAGGGGACGGCGAATTAAATCTGCAGCAACTGATTGATAAAGAAAATAAAGATCCGCGGAGAGGCTACGGTCATGAAAATGTCTTAACCGAAATTGCAGTTGATAAAGATACCATAGAACTTCTGGAAAAGCTGGAGTATACCCTGGACACTGTGCCCCATAAGGGGGAAGTTGTTTTTTTGAAATCAACTGCAAACCTGTCTACCGGAGGAACTTCCATAGATGTTACAGACATGGTGCATCCTGAAAATATTACTATGGCTGAAAGGATTTCAAAAATTATCGGCTTAGACGTCTGCGGAATTGATATCATGGCGGAAAATCTTACCCAGCCGTTAAAAGAAAGTGGCGGTGCTATTATTGAAGTCAATGCTGCCCCGGGATTCAGAATGCACCTGGCGCCGAGTGAAGGACTGCCGAGAAACGTTGCTGCGCCTGTGGTTGATATGCTGTACCCGCAGGGTAAACCTTTCACTATTCCTATCATTGCGGTAACGGGAACGAATGGTAAAACGACAACGACAAGATTAATTTCACATATTGTAAAGAATAATGGGTACAGAGTAGGATTTACCACCTCTGACGGTATTTACATTCAGAATACCATGCTGACCAAAGGAGATACTACAGGGCCTCTTTCTGCAGAATTTATTCTGAAAGACCCAACAGTAGAGTTTGCCGTCCTGGAAACAGCAAGAGGCGGAATTCTGCGTTCCGGATTAGGTTTTTCACAATGTGATATCGGTGTCCTTACCAATATTAAGGAAGACCATCTGGGCTTAAATGATATTCATAACCTGAAGGATCTTACCAAAGTAAAAAGAGTGTTATTAGACAGCGTTAAGAAAAATGGCTGGAGTGTCATGAATGCTGATGATGAATATTCCATGCGCATTCTGAACGATCTGCATTGCAATGTAGCGATTTTCAGTATGGATGAGAATAATAAATATATCCAGAAATTTGCCAAAGAGGGAAAAATTACCTGTGTGTATGAAGAGGGATTTGTAACGATAAAAAAAGGTGACTGGAAGATCAGGATCGGAAAAGCAAAAGATTTCCCGATCACCATGGAAGGGAAGGCTAAATTTATGATAGAAAATGTTCTGGCTGCCTCTCTGGCAAGTTATCTGCAAGGTTTTGGTATTGAAGATATTTCCAATTCACTGAGAACATTTATGCCAAGTGCCCAACTTACTCCGGGAAGACTGAATGTATTTAACTTTAAAAGTTTTAAGGTTTTAATAGATTTTGCCCATAATCCAGCGAGTTATGAAGCTATTGAAGACTATCTTAAAAATATAGAATCTACCAAAAAAATAGGAATTATTTCCGGCGTGGGAGACCGCAGAGACGAGGATATAAAATTATGCGGAAAAATTGCCGGCAGAATGTTTGACTATATCATCATCAGAAATGAAAAGCATCTTCGTGGTAGAAAAGAAGAAGAGATTAACGGGTTAATTATCGACGGAATCAATGAAGCCGGAAGAGATGTCAGTTATGAAATTATACCTAAAGAAATAGAAGCTCTGAAACATGCCATGGGAATGGCTGAGGAAGGAACTTTCATTACAGCATTAAGTGATGTCATCTCTAATGCAATAGATCTGGTACAGGAATACCAGGCCAGGGAATTTCTGGAAGACACTAAAAATTCTTAA